One genomic region from Nocardia vinacea encodes:
- a CDS encoding DUF6918 family protein: protein MVAALSESLLDDAKRTAFLADAKEVLDAEVSDKGGASGLAVKGGYAAVKKISPSIVPDALESLAPKLVSQLEPFWQEYAATGSGQFADLLVAKSDEVAEALLAVTDARADSSTRPALKKVYSSMRSSAKKNVIEALPRLGDLVQRHA from the coding sequence CAGCACTGTCTGAATCCCTGCTCGACGACGCAAAGCGCACGGCCTTCCTTGCCGATGCCAAGGAGGTTCTGGATGCCGAGGTGTCGGACAAGGGTGGTGCGTCGGGCCTGGCCGTAAAGGGTGGCTACGCGGCGGTCAAGAAGATCAGCCCGTCCATCGTGCCGGACGCGCTGGAGTCCTTGGCGCCCAAGCTCGTCTCGCAGCTGGAGCCGTTCTGGCAGGAATACGCGGCGACGGGGTCCGGCCAATTCGCCGACCTGCTGGTCGCCAAGTCGGATGAGGTCGCCGAGGCTTTGCTCGCGGTGACCGACGCGCGTGCCGACTCTTCGACGCGTCCGGCGCTGAAGAAGGTCTACTCGTCGATGCGTTCCTCGGCCAAGAAGAACGTCATCGAGGCCCTGCCACGGCTGGGCGACCTCGTGCAGCGGCACGCCTGA